From Acidimicrobiales bacterium:
CCGCCGCAACCTGCGGTCGGACTTCGTCGGCGGCGCCCACGTGTTCCCGGGCGGGGCCGTCGACCCGGCCGACCGCCGGGCCGACCTCGGCGCCGTCTGCGCCGGCCGGACCGACGCGCAGGCCTCGGCCGCCCTCGGCGTCCCGTCCGGCGGGCTGGCGTTCTGGGTGGCGGCCGTGCGGGAGTGCTTCGAGGAGGCCGGCGTGCTCCTCGCCTACGACGCCGGCGGGTCGGTCGTCCGCCTCGACGACCCGGCCGTCGAGGACCGCTTCGCCCGCCACCGGGCGGAGGTGACCGCCGGCCGGCGGCGCCTGGTCGAGGTGTGCGAGCAGGAGTCGCTCCGCCTGGCCGTCGACGCCCTCCACTACTTCAGCCACTGGATCACCCCGGTCGGCCCGCCCCGCCGCTACGACACCCGGTTCTTCGTGGCCGCCGCCCCCGAGGCCCAGGTGCCGCTGCACGACGACGCCGAGACGGTGGCCAGCACGTGGATCGCCCCCTCGGAGGCGCTCCGCCGGCACGAGGACGGCGAGTTCGACCTGATCCTGCCGACCATCCGGAACCTGGCCGCGCTGGCGCGGTTCCGGTCGGCCGGCGACCTGCTCGCCGCGGCGGCGGCCATCGACGAGGTGCCCACCATCCAGCCCAGGGTGGTGGTCGAGGAGGGTGGCGGCGTGCGCATCCTGCTCCCCGGCGACCCGGGCTACGCCGACGCCGGCGAGGCCCTGCCCGAGGGGATGCCGCTGCCGGGGAGGACGGCATGAGCGACACCGCCCCCGAGCGCCCGCCGATGGTGCCCGGCGTGGCCAGCGCCATCAGCCCGCTGGTGCGCCGCATCCTCGCCGCCAACCCGGGGCCGATGACCGGCCCGGGCACGAACACCTACCTGGTCGGCATCGACGAGATCGCCGTCATCGACCCAGGCCCGGCCGACGACGGGCACCTCGACGCCATCGCCGGCTGCGGCGGCGACCGCATCCGCTGGATCCTCGTCACCCACACCCACGAGGACCACTCGCCCGGGGTGGCCGGGCTGAAGGAGCGGACGGGGGCCGAGGTGCTGGCGTTCGGGCCGGGCGACGGGCTCGAGGTCGACGGCCGGCTGGCCGACGGCGACGTGATCGAGGCGA
This genomic window contains:
- a CDS encoding NUDIX domain-containing protein; protein product: MTVEVRDAATVMLVRDGDAGLEVFMVRRNLRSDFVGGAHVFPGGAVDPADRRADLGAVCAGRTDAQASAALGVPSGGLAFWVAAVRECFEEAGVLLAYDAGGSVVRLDDPAVEDRFARHRAEVTAGRRRLVEVCEQESLRLAVDALHYFSHWITPVGPPRRYDTRFFVAAAPEAQVPLHDDAETVASTWIAPSEALRRHEDGEFDLILPTIRNLAALARFRSAGDLLAAAAAIDEVPTIQPRVVVEEGGGVRILLPGDPGYADAGEALPEGMPLPGRTA
- a CDS encoding MBL fold metallo-hydrolase encodes the protein MSDTAPERPPMVPGVASAISPLVRRILAANPGPMTGPGTNTYLVGIDEIAVIDPGPADDGHLDAIAGCGGDRIRWILVTHTHEDHSPGVAGLKERTGAEVLAFGPGDGLEVDGRLADGDVIEATEFRLTSLHTPGHASNHLCFLLEEERLLFSGDHIMQGSTVVIAPPDGDMAQYLASLERLRTLRLKGIAPGHGHLIDDPVATIDRYLAHRRAREEAIAAALAEAGTATIDEIVASVYTDVP